From Diaminobutyricibacter sp. McL0608, one genomic window encodes:
- a CDS encoding DUF6578 domain-containing protein: MDVNVEISDWEQECCGKRISLNQVVTWEVFLRPRPFGKETDAWGTGLTELIETHHDMFIGGTQVTGRVTRIRAVWPEQGILAGAETVSDIEQIWGPGDSEDGCDYGREINPEFFVVTLRVPSSAKLPTSPAERKTDA, encoded by the coding sequence GTGGACGTGAACGTGGAGATATCTGATTGGGAGCAGGAGTGCTGCGGAAAGCGGATCTCACTCAATCAGGTTGTGACGTGGGAGGTCTTCCTTCGTCCTCGACCGTTCGGGAAAGAGACCGACGCCTGGGGCACGGGCCTCACCGAGTTGATCGAAACCCACCACGACATGTTCATAGGCGGCACACAGGTCACGGGACGCGTGACTCGAATTCGAGCTGTATGGCCAGAGCAAGGAATTCTGGCCGGAGCAGAGACGGTGTCGGACATCGAGCAGATTTGGGGCCCCGGCGACAGCGAAGACGGCTGCGACTACGGCCGCGAAATCAACCCTGAGTTCTTCGTGGTGACCCTCAGAGTGCCATCTTCAGCAAAGCTCCCAACCAGTCCCGCAGAGCGAAAGACTGACGCGTAG